A stretch of DNA from Candidatus Bathyarchaeota archaeon:
TGGAACGAACTCGTATAGCAGGCCTAATGGGAGATGCGCAAATACAAAATCCGCTCTCGTCTGGAACTACTAATGCTTGGGCTGCTAGAGAAGCATGGATGAAGATGGATCCTAAATGGGGTCCAAGAGAATTACGTGGACCTATCTGGGAAACTGTTACTGCATTAACTCTTCTATTAGCCGGTGTAGATTATTTCATGATGATGCATCCAAGTGCTGTAAAAACGGTAAAAAATGTCATTGAAAACCTTACGAGTCATTCCAAAATTCTGAAGCCTGAAATCGCGTCAAATTGGGTAACTAAAAATTTGGGATGAAACATGACAGAAAGAGAAGTCAAGAAGGTTAGTATCAAGGAGATTAGTCCATTAGATGTATACAAACTTTTACCCAGAACTAATTGTAAAATATGTGGTGAAGAAAATTGTATGGCCTTCGCTACAAAAGTAGTAAATCGTGAGCTCGTTTTAGAAAAATGTACTCCATTAATAGATGAGGATAAGTACAAGAAGAATTATCAGATCCTTTGGGAGATGCTCAAACCACCGGTCAAAGCAGTCAAAATAGGCGAGGGTGAGAAGGTTGTTACTATTGGTGGAGAATTCGTGATGTACCGCCACGAATTTACTTACTACAATCCAACAGCAATAGCTATTGATATCCCAGATGATCTTAATAATGAAGATATCTCTACAAGAGCTAACCAAATTCAAGATTTTATATACCAATATATTGGTCGCGATCTAAAACTCGATTTAGTAGCGATAAGATCGGTTTCAAACAAACCTGAAAAATTTGCTACAGCTGTAAAAGAAGTTGTAAAAGCCGTAAAACTTCCCATAGTGCTATGTTCTCTCAATCCAAAAGTTATGAAAGCAGGTCTTGAAGCTTGTAAGGGAAAGAGACCTCTTATTTTTGCAGCTACAAGAGAGAACTGGCATGAGATGGCTGATTTAGCTCTAACATATGATTGTCCTTTAGTTGCATCTGCCCCTAATGATCTTAAAGTTATCAAGTCACTCACAAAAACTTTAATTGGATATGGAATTGAGGACCTAGTACTCGATCCTGGAACTTTTTCTGATAAGGGACTTGATATTACTATCAACAATTTAACAATGCTTCGTCGTTTATCTTGTAAGATAGGGGATGAATTGTTAGGTTTTCCATTGATTGGAACTCCAATTATTGCATGGACAAATGATAAAGAATCGCCTGATAGCAAAATGTGGGATGAGTCTTATCTTGCTTCAATGCTTGTAACAAGATATACTGATATCTTAGTTTTGCATAGTCTTGAAGGGTGGGCATTATTACCATTAATTATCTTAAGAGATAATTTGTATACAGATCCTAGAAAACCTATATCAGTAAAAGCTGGATTAAGAACCTTTGGAAAACCAAATGAGAACTCACCAGTGCTTATGACTTCAAACTTTGCGCTTACATATTTTACAGTTGCTTCAGACATAGAGAAGATTGATTGTTATCTGATCGTTATTGATACTGAAGGCAATTCTGTTGAAAGTGCTGTTGCGGGGAGGAAACTTACATCAGATAAGGTTGGAGAAGCCATCAAATCAACGGGCATAGAAACGAAAGTCAAACATAAAAAGTTGATAATTCCTGGAAGAGCTGCCAGAATAAGTGGTGAGATCGAGGAGGCAAGTGGATGGGATGTCATTGTAGGATCTTTAGATTCTTCTGGCATTCCAGCTTTTCTTCACGAGAAATGGCAGGAGAAAAAAGTAGCTCAGAAATAGATTTTCGATCTGAGGATAGTTATGAAGATTGCTATTACTGGAAAAGGTGGCGTTGGTAAAACATTTATCACTGGCACATTAGCACGTTTGCTAGCTCGTGATGGATTCGATGTCTTGGCAATAGATATCGATCCAGCCATGAATCTCTCATATGCTCTGGGCATAAAAGCCGAGATGGCATCCAAAATAATCCCCATCAGCGAAAATCAGGAACTCATTGAGGAGAGAGTCGGAACCGGACCAGTGTATAGTCTTACACCCAATGTTAAAGATATTGCAGAGAAATACGGAGTTAAAGGACCGGAGGGTGTTCTACTTCTTGTAATGGGAACTGTACGTTCAGGTGGATCCGGATGTATGTGTAATGCAAATTCGCTAATTCATGCATTAATACGACATTTGATGTTGGAACGAAAAGATGTAGTTATCATGGATACAGAAGCAGGTTTAGAACACTTAGGTCGAGCTACAGTTAAGGGATTTGAGATTTTATTGTGTGTTGTTGAGCCTGGAAAACAATCATTAGCAACTGCCAAAAAGATCAGTGATTTAGCAAAAGACCTAGGTATTAAGAAAGTATTTGCTATAGCAAATAAAATTATGAAAGAGGAGGATATGAACTTCATAGAGGAGAATCTCAAAACATATGGTATTAAAATAATGGGCTCTGTACCTTTTGATGAAGAAATTCTTAAAGCAGATAATATGGCTATAGCTCCAATAGATTTTGCATCGAATTCGAATGCTGTAAAGGCAATAAAGGGATTCAAAGATTTCATTGAAAAAGAGTTTCAATAAAAAACTCACATCTTAGGGCATGGTGATTTAGATAATTTGCTCGATCAACAGAAGATGCTTATATGCATCTTAATTCAAGGTTGGTATGGGCAGAGAATCGTAGAAAATTTAAGAGAAAAAAGCCCTAAAAATTGGGAATTTTATATTCATAAATTCCCAAATAAACTCCCCATAATTATAGATAAGTTAGATAAATTCATGCCCAAACAGTTCCCGAAATGCGATCTTTTAATTTCCTTAGGGGAAGACCCAGCTATTATTTCACTTTTACCTGATTTAGTAAAGAAATCTGGAGCTAAAG
This window harbors:
- the acsC gene encoding acetyl-CoA decarbonylase/synthase complex subunit gamma; amino-acid sequence: MTEREVKKVSIKEISPLDVYKLLPRTNCKICGEENCMAFATKVVNRELVLEKCTPLIDEDKYKKNYQILWEMLKPPVKAVKIGEGEKVVTIGGEFVMYRHEFTYYNPTAIAIDIPDDLNNEDISTRANQIQDFIYQYIGRDLKLDLVAIRSVSNKPEKFATAVKEVVKAVKLPIVLCSLNPKVMKAGLEACKGKRPLIFAATRENWHEMADLALTYDCPLVASAPNDLKVIKSLTKTLIGYGIEDLVLDPGTFSDKGLDITINNLTMLRRLSCKIGDELLGFPLIGTPIIAWTNDKESPDSKMWDESYLASMLVTRYTDILVLHSLEGWALLPLIILRDNLYTDPRKPISVKAGLRTFGKPNENSPVLMTSNFALTYFTVASDIEKIDCYLIVIDTEGNSVESAVAGRKLTSDKVGEAIKSTGIETKVKHKKLIIPGRAARISGEIEEASGWDVIVGSLDSSGIPAFLHEKWQEKKVAQK
- a CDS encoding AAA family ATPase, whose product is MKIAITGKGGVGKTFITGTLARLLARDGFDVLAIDIDPAMNLSYALGIKAEMASKIIPISENQELIEERVGTGPVYSLTPNVKDIAEKYGVKGPEGVLLLVMGTVRSGGSGCMCNANSLIHALIRHLMLERKDVVIMDTEAGLEHLGRATVKGFEILLCVVEPGKQSLATAKKISDLAKDLGIKKVFAIANKIMKEEDMNFIEENLKTYGIKIMGSVPFDEEILKADNMAIAPIDFASNSNAVKAIKGFKDFIEKEFQ